From the Takifugu flavidus isolate HTHZ2018 chromosome 12, ASM371156v2, whole genome shotgun sequence genome, one window contains:
- the LOC130535455 gene encoding LOW QUALITY PROTEIN: mannan-binding lectin serine protease 2-like (The sequence of the model RefSeq protein was modified relative to this genomic sequence to represent the inferred CDS: inserted 1 base in 1 codon): MTSQPAVERHALEGASWGPPGESGHSRNSRRCRMRLFLLLFIPPLVRARVVSRSAMFGVVQSPNXPEPYPREARLRWNISVPEGFRVALSFSRFDLEPSYLCEYDSVQVEAEGEVLALFCGQEETDTEAVPAQRVITSPGNRLSLLFASDFSDEERYSGFQAHYSATDVDECRERTDEALTCDHLCHNYIGGYYCSCRHGYLLHSDNHTCRVECSDGVFRDPSGVLSSVDFPSPYPKSSECVYRIEAGPGARLRLQFDPHFDVEDHPEISCPYDHVLVKAGSATFGPFCGDRSPGEIQTDSNVVTVFFHSDNSGENLGWKITYTSTVVDCGSPSTVSAADVVFGSHDNSTLFGSTVYYICREDGTYRCGSGGNWVSSELGTRLPSCLPACGRPSRPLPALMKRIVGGRNAEPGLFPWQVLLSVEDLSRVPEDRWFGSGALLSQSWVLTAAHVLRSQRRDNTVVAVVPEHVKVFLGLHDAGDKRSATNRSVDRIILHPNFQPDSYDNDIALVRLSQEVELDELVQPVCLPRLQHRNDLRTPLPNSLGVVAGWGISSLNSSSFTRPSSPSTPSPDLGMTSDLLQYVKLPVVSQDECQASYTSRSVRYNITDNMFCAGYFEGGQDTCLGDSGGAFVMEDGVSRRWVVFGLVSWGGPGDCGSQGVYGVYTRVVRYVEWILGQLHTAPW, from the exons ATGACGTCACAGCCCGCAGTGGAACGTCACGCGTTGGAAGGCGCGAGCTGGGGGCCCCCGGGAGAGTCCGGCCACAGTCGGAACTCGCGCCGCTGCAGGATGAG gttgtttctgctccttttcatCCCGCCGCTGGTTCGTGCGCGAGTGGTGTCCCGCTCCGCGATGTTTGGCGTCGTGCAGTCGCCCA TTCCGGAGCCGTATCCCCGCGAGGCGCGGCTGCGCTGGAACATCAGCGTGCCCGAGGGCTTCAGGGTCGCGCTCTCGTTCAGCCGCTTCGACCTGGAACCGTCCTACCTGTGCGAGTACGACTCCGTGCAG GTGGAGGCGGAGGGGGAGGTCCTGGCGCTGTTCTGCGGTCAGGAGGAGACGGACACCGAGGCGGTGCCGGCCCAGCGGGTCATCACCTCCCCGGGGAACCGCCTCAGCCTCCTCTTCGCGTCCGACTTCTCCGATGAGGAGCGATACTCTGGCTTCCAGGCGCACTACAGCGCCACAG ATGTGGACGAGTGCCGCGAACGCACCGATGAAGCGCTCACCTGTGACCACCTCTGTCACAACTACATCGGCGGGTACTACTGCTCCTGTCGCCATGGTTACCTCCTGCACTCCGACAACCACACCTGCAGAG tggagTGCAGCGATGGCGTGTTCAGAGACCCCTCGGGGGTCCTGAGCAGCGTGGACTTCCCCTCGCCGTACCCCAAGAGTTCTGAGTGTGTGTACCGGATCGAGGCGGGGCCTGGAGCCAGGCTCCGCCTCCAGTTCGACCCTCACTTTGATGTGGAAGACCATCCTGAAATCAGCTGCCCGTACGACCACGTCCTG gttaAAGCGGGCAGCGCCACCTTCGGTCCGTTCTGTGGTGATCGATCCCCCGGAGAAATCCAGACCGACAGTAACGTCGTCACCGTTTTCTTCCACAGCGACAATTCAGGAGAAAACCTGGGCTGGAAGATCACGTACACGagcacag TGGTGGATTGTGGGAGTCCCTCCACGGTCTCCGCGgctgatgttgtgtttggtagccatgacaacagcacacTCTTTGGTTCAACAGTTTACTACATCTGCAGGGAGGATG GCACCTACCGCTGTGGATCAGGTGGAAACTGGGTCAGTTCAGAACTTGGAACCAGGTTGCCAAGTTGTCTGCCAG CCTGTGGCCGTCCATCTCGCCCTCTGCCCGCTCTAATGAAAAGGATCGTAGGAGGTCGCAACGCCGAGCCGGGCCTTTTCCCCTGGCAGGTtctgctcagtgtggaggatcTGTCCCGGGTTCCAGAGGACCGCTGGTTTGGCTCTGGGGCCCTGCTGTCTCAGTCCTGGGTCCTGACAGCAGCCCATGTCCTGAGGTCCCAGCGAAGGGACAACACTGTGGTCGCTGTGGTGCCCGAACATGTCAAG GTGTTCCTTGGACTCCATGATGCCGGGGACAAACGCTCGGCCACCAACCGTTCAGTGGACCGAATCATCCTCCACCCAAACTTCCAGCCCGACAGCTACGACAACGATATCGCCTTGGTGCGGCTGAgccaggaggtggagctggatgaGCTGGTCCAGCCGGTGTGTCTGCCCCGGCTGCAGCACCGC AATGACTTGCGGACTCCTCTGCCCAACTCTCTGGGTGTGGTTGCAGGTTGGGGGATCTCCAGCCTCAACAGCTCCTCCTTCACAAGACCCAGCAGCCCCTCCACTCCCTCTCCGGACCTTgggatgacctctgacctcctgcaaTATGTCAAGCTCCCTGTGGTGTCTCAGGACGAGTGTCAGGCGAGCTACACGTCACGTTCAGTCCGCTACAACATTACCGACAACATGTTCTGCGCAGGCTACTTCGAGGGCGGTCAGGACACCTGCCTGGGGGACAGCGGCGGGGCGTTCGTGATGGAGGACGGGGTTAGCCGGAGGTGGGTGGTCTTCGGTCTGGTGTCTTGGGGCGGCCCGGGGGACTGTGGGAGTCAGGGGGTGTATGGAGTTTACACCCGTGTGGTTCGATATGTGGAGTGGATCTTGGGTCAGCTCCATACCGCCCCCTGGTGA
- the LOC130535452 gene encoding LOW QUALITY PROTEIN: diacylglycerol kinase delta-like (The sequence of the model RefSeq protein was modified relative to this genomic sequence to represent the inferred CDS: deleted 2 bases in 1 codon), with translation MAEAGGPESAAARCLEESSDSEPEQEPGTPQKLIRKVSTSGQIRSKTVLKEGNLLKQTNSFQRWKRRYFKLRGRTLYYAQTSKSIIFDEVDLTDASVAESSTKNVNNSFTVITPCRHLILCADNRKEMEEWMAALRSVQNRQNYESTQYSMDHFSGMHNWYACSHARPTYCNVCREALSGVTSHGLSCEVCKFKAHKRCAVRATNNCKWTTLASIGRDIIEDEDGVSMPHQWLEGNLPVSAKCYVCDKTCGSVLRLQDWRCLWCKAMVHSGCKDLLSSKCPLGQCKVSVIPPTALNSIDSDGFWKASCPPSCTSPLLVFVNSKSGDNQGVKFLRRFKQLLNPAQVFDLMNGGPHLGLRLFQKFDTFRILVCGGDGSVGWVLSEIDTLTLHKQCQLGVLPLGTGNDLARVLGWGSACDDDTQLPQILEKLERASTKMLDRWSIMVYETKFPRKHSVSTVTEDCSEDSEVQQILTYEDSVAAHLSKILTSDQHSVVISSAKVLCETVKDFVARVGKAYEKNTESSEESEAMAKKCGVLKEKLDSLLKTLNEESQASPVASCPPPTIAEEQEAEGITLPPLPHHHPPPHTCPPWTPAPPPSAAAIFKPREQLMLRANSLKKAIRQIIEHTEKAVDEQNAQTQQQLFPLSREEEEEGLAEEEYEELEEDKVSLQSYGLKSRSARRVSKTPCEKLMSKGSLSLGSSASLPGQTGSRDNMPMLNTKILYPGLRVLSGSLCSSSVISRLLVNADPFSCDLDNMDCYTEKCVMNNYFGIGLDAKISLDFNNKRDEHPEKCRSRTKNMMWYGVLGTKELLHRTYKNLEQRVLLECDGRPIPLPSLQGIAVLNIPSYAGGTNFWGGTKEDDNFTAPSFDDKILEVVAVFGSMQMAVSRVINLQQHRIAQCRTVKITILGDEGVPVQVDGEAWVQPPGYIKIIHKNRTQTLTRDRAFESTLKSWEDKQRCEFPRPSPALPPLPPLSPQPEVVSEEEASLISAFGQAAGALIHSIREVAQSHHSLEQELAHAVNASSKAMDVVYADSKGSGSLSCSVVLQMVVNVKVLLKETELLLTGKMSMQLDPPQQEQLNAALGSVALQLRQLADVSWLCPVIDPSDHEGPMTDFSKRSRVAKFRLVPKFKKDKNNKNKETCATLSLPGETLSLPGETLSLPGETLSLPVHQWGTEEVGAWLDHLCLTEYKDIFIGHDVRGAELIHLERRDLKDLGVTKVGHIKRILQGIRELSRSSSASEA, from the exons ATGGCGGAGGCAGGGGGACCGGAGTCTGCCGCAGCCCGGTGCCTGGAAGAGTCCTCGGATAGTGAGCCCGAGCAGGAGCCCGGAACCCCTCAGAAACTGATCCGAAAGGTGTCCACGTCTGGTCAGATCCGCAGCAAG ACGGTGCTGAAGGAGGGGAATCTGTTGAAACAGACCAACTCGTTCCAGCGGTGGAAACGACGATACTTCAAACTGAGAGGAAGAACTCTGTACTACGCTCAGACCTCTaag TCCATCATCTTTGATGAAGTGGACCTGACCGACGCCAGCGTGGCCGAGTCCAGCACCAAGAACGTCAACAACAGCTTCACg GTCATCACCCCCTGCCGACATCTGATCCTGTGCGCCGACAACaggaaggagatggaggagtggaTGGCAGCGCTGCGGAGTGTCCAGAACCGGCAGAACTACGAG TCCACCCAGTACAGCATGGACCACTTCAGCGGGATGCACAACTGGTACGCCTGCTCCCACGCCAGACCCACCTACTGCAACGTGTGCCGAGAGGCGTTGTCGGGGGTGACGTCACACGGGCTGTCCTGTGAAG TGTGTAAGTTTAAGGCTCACAAGCGCTGCGCCGTCAGAGCCACCAACAACTGTAAGTGGACCACGCTGGCCTCCATCGGCAGGGACATCAtcgaggacgaggacggg gtgtcgATGCCTCATCAGTGGCTGGAGGGAAACCTCCCCGTCTCAGCAAAGTGCTACGTCTGTGATAAGACCTGCGGCAGCGTCCTCCGGCTGCAGGACTGGAGGTGTCTCTGGTGTAAAGCCATG GTGCACTCAGGCTGTAAGGACCTGCTGTCCTCCAAGTGTCCTCTGGGCCAGTGTAAAGTGTCCGTCATCCCTCCCACGGCGCTCAACAGCATCGACTCTGACG GGTTCTGGAAGGCCTCCTGTCCCCCGTCCTGCAccagccccctgctggtgttCGTCAACTCTAAGAGTGGAGACAATCAGGGCGTCAAGTTCCTGCGGCGcttcaaacagctgctgaaCCCGGCGCAGGTGTTCGACCTGATGAACGGAGGCCCACACCTGGG GCTGCGTCTGTTCCAGAAGTTTGACACCTTCAGGATTTTGGTGTGTGGAGGAGACGGCAGCGTCGGCTGGGTTCTGTCTGAGATCGACACCCTCACGCTGCACAAACAG tgtcagcTGGGAGTTCTCCCTCTGGGCACCGGCAACGACCTGGCCAGAGTTCTGGGCTGGGGTTCTGCCTGTGATGATGACACTCAGCTGCCCCAGATACTGGAGAAACTGGAGCGGGCCAGCACCAAGATGCTcgacag gtggagcaTCATGGTATACGAGACCAAATTTCCACGGAAACATTCTGTATCCACGGTAACGGAAGACTGCAGCGAGGACTCTGAG GTGCAGCAAATCCTGACATATGAGGACTCGGtggctgctcacctgtccaAGATCCTGACCTCAGACCAGCACTCTGTTGTCATCTCCTCTGCCAA GGTCCTCTGTGAGACAGTGAAGGACTTCGTGGCTCGTGTTGGTAAAGCCTACGAAAAAAACACGGAGAGTTCTGAGGAGTCGGAGGCCATGGCCAAGAAG TGCGGCGTGCTGAAGGAGAAACTGGACTCTCTGCTGAAGACCCTGAATGAGGAGTCCCAGGCCTCCCCCGTAGcc tcctgcccccccccaaccattgctgaggagcaggaggcagagggCATCacactccctcctcttcctcaccaccatcctcctcctcacacctgccCCCCCTGgacacctgccccccccccctcagctgctgccatcttcaaacccagagagcagctgatgCTGAGGGCCAACAGCCTGAAGAAAGCCATCAGACAGATCATTGAGCACACCGAGAAAG CGGTGGACGAGCAGAACGCccagacgcagcagcagctgttcccTCTGAGccgcgaggaggaagaggagggtctgGCTGAGGAAGAGtacgaggagctggaggaggacaaagtGTCTCTGCAGTCCTACGGCCTGAAGAGCCGGAGCGCTCGCAGAG TCAGTAAGACACCCTGTGAGAAGCTGATGAGTAAAGGCAGCCTGTCGCTGGGCAGCTCCGCATCACTTcctggacagacaggaagcagggaCAACATGCCCATGTTAAACACAAAGATCCTCTACCCCG gtctccGAGTCCTTTCAGGCTCGCTCTGCAGTAGCTCAGTGATCAGTCGACTGCTGGTGAACGCGGATCCGTTCAGCTGTGATCTCGACAACAT ggatTGCTACACTGAGAAATGCGTCATGAACAACTACTTCGGGATCGGCCTGGACGCCAAAATCTCCTTGGACTTTAACAACAAACGAGACGAACACCCAGAGAAGTGCAG GAGTCGCACCAAGAACATGATGTGGTACGGTGTCCTTGGAACCAAAGAGCTCCTGCACAGAACCTACAAGAACCTGGAACAAAGGGTTCTTCTGGAG TGTGACGGGCGGCCCATCCCCCTGCCCAGCCTGCAGGGCATCGCTGTGCTCAACATCCCCAGCTACGCAGGAGGAACCAACTTCTGGGGCGGCACCAAAGAGGACGAC aACTTCACCGCTCCTTCCTTTGATGACAAGATCCTGGAGGTGGTGGCTGTGTTCGGCAGCATGCAGATGGCCGTGTCCCGCGTCatcaacctgcagcagcaccgcaTCGCTCAG TGTCGGACGGTAAAGATCACCATCCTGGGGGATGAAGGTGTGCCGGTGCAGGTGGATGGAGAAGCCTGGGTCCAGCCTCCAGGTTACATCAAGATCATTCACAAGAACCGGACCCAGACTTTGACCCGGGACAGA gccTTTGAAAGCACCCTGAAGTCGTGGGAGGACAAGCAGAGGTGTGAGTtcccccgtccctccccagccctgccccccctgccccccctgtCCCCCCAGCCGGAGGTGGTCTCGGAGGAGGAGGCTTCCCTCATCAGTGCCTTTGGTCAGGCGGCCGGAGCGCTGATCCACAG CATCCGGGAGGTGGCCCAGTCCCACCACAGTCTGGAACAGGAACTGGCCCACGCGGTCAACGCCAGCTCCAAGGCCATGGACGTGGTCTACGCAGACTCCAAAGGCTCCGGG TCCCTCAGCTGTAGCGTCGTCCTCCAGATGGTCGTTAACGTGAAGGTTCTGCTGAAAGagacggagctgctgctcactggGAAGATGTCGATG cAGTTGGACCCCCCCCAACAGGAGCAGCTGAACGCAGCTCTGGGTTCTGTTGCTCTGCAGCTCCGTCAGCTGGCTGATGTGTCCTGGTTGTGTCCCGTCATCGACCCGTCGGATCATGAG ggtcCTATGACAGATTTCTCAAAGCGAAGTCGGGTTGCGAAATTCCGTCTCGTCCCCAAGTtcaagaaagacaaaaacaacaagaacaaaGAGACGTGTGCCACCTTGTCCCTGCCAGGTGAGACCTTGTCCCTGCCAGGTGAGACCTTGTCCCTGCCAGGTGAGACCTTGTCCCTGCCAG TTCACCAgtgggggacagaggaggtgggggccTGGCTGGACCACCTGTGTCTGACGGAGTATAAGGACATCTTTATTGGACATGACGTCCGTGGGGCGGAGCTTATCCACCTTGAGAGGAGAGACCTGAAG GACCTGGGCGTGACCAAGGTGGGCCACATCAAGAGGATCCTCCAGGGCATCCGGGAgctgagcaggagcagcagtgcCAGCGAGGCCTGA